The Hyphomicrobium sp. MC1 genome window below encodes:
- a CDS encoding FUSC family protein, producing the protein MTREAWARHVAFVLRCSGAATLSYMLANAIGLPHPVWAAMSGVIVGQEKLDETRSATIGRLFGTVVGVVVAVTIGSLLEPLHADVVVQMAVAVAVAAIIARRYPMLRVCMWTCPIVFLSTDAATPLAVVGFQRGAEVLLGGIVGALLHGLSETVISAIVTAAPEKPEEAKPKAASLPIHDD; encoded by the coding sequence ATGACAAGAGAAGCATGGGCGCGGCACGTTGCATTCGTGCTGCGCTGCTCGGGTGCGGCGACACTCTCTTATATGCTTGCGAACGCCATCGGGCTGCCGCACCCAGTGTGGGCGGCGATGTCCGGCGTCATTGTCGGGCAGGAAAAGCTGGACGAGACGCGAAGCGCGACCATAGGGCGGTTGTTCGGCACGGTCGTCGGCGTCGTCGTTGCGGTTACAATCGGATCTCTTCTCGAACCGCTTCATGCCGATGTCGTCGTGCAGATGGCGGTCGCAGTGGCCGTCGCGGCGATCATCGCGCGGCGTTACCCGATGCTCCGGGTCTGCATGTGGACGTGTCCGATCGTCTTTCTCAGCACCGACGCGGCGACACCGTTGGCTGTCGTCGGTTTTCAACGGGGTGCGGAAGTTCTGCTTGGCGGGATCGTTGGCGCGCTGCTGCACGGGCTATCGGAAACGGTCATCTCCGCCATAGTGACGGCGGCGCCCGAAAAGCCGGAGGAGGCGAAGCCTAAAGCCGCTTCTCTGCCGATTCACGATGACTGA